One region of Salvia miltiorrhiza cultivar Shanhuang (shh) chromosome 3, IMPLAD_Smil_shh, whole genome shotgun sequence genomic DNA includes:
- the LOC131018472 gene encoding CBL-interacting serine/threonine-protein kinase 12-like, which yields MTAAAAAGGNNGTAASKSLKSPKQKELQGLLLDRYDVGKVIGHGTFAKVYHARNVKTGEGVAIKVTDKEKILKVGLMAQIKREISILRRVRHPNIVQLFEVMATKSKIFFVMEFVKGGELFSKVAKGRLKEEVARKYFQQLISAVAFYHARGVYHRDLKPENILLDEDDNLKVSDFGLSAIPEQVVVVVVVGGGMEVVVVVVVGGGMEVVVGPTTK from the coding sequence atgaccgccgccgccgccgccggcggcAACAACGGCACAGCCGCAAGCAAATCTCTGAAATCGCCGAAGCAGAAGGAGCTGCAGGGGCTGCTATTAGACCGGTACGACGTCGGAAAGGTCATCGGCCACGGGACCTTCGCGAAGGTGTACCACGCGAGGAACGTGAAGACAGGTGAGGGCGTGGCGATAAAGGTCACCGACAAGGAGAAGATCTTGAAAGTTGGTCTAATGGCGCAAATCAAGCGCGAGATCTCGATCCTGCGGCGCGTCCGCCACCCAAACATCGTGCAATTGTTCGAGGTGATGGCGACCAAGTCAAAGATCTTTTTCGTGATGGAGTTCGTCAAGGGCGGCGAGCTCTTCAGCAAGGTGGCCAAGGGCCGCCTCAAGGAGGAGGTGGCGCGGAAGTACTTCCAGCAGCTGATCTCCGCGGTGGCGTTCTACCACGCCCGCGGCGTCTACCACCGCGATTTGAAGCCGGAGAACATCCTCCTCGATGAGGACGACAACCTCAAGGTCTCCGACTTCGGATTGAGCGCGATTCCTGAgcaggtggtggtggtggtggtggtcggaggaggaatggaggtggtggtggtggtggtggtcggaggaggaatggaggtggtggtgggacccactacaaaataa